The Larus michahellis chromosome 2, bLarMic1.1, whole genome shotgun sequence genome window below encodes:
- the LRATD2 gene encoding protein LRATD2, with product MGNQVEKLTHLNYKEVPTADPTGMDRDEGPRIGVSYIFSNDDDELEQQQDSVHDLGGENPALQPYDPQLHEVECSVYYRDECIYQKSFSEEDALPEEGDEGGGGHLSTYTPENLLNRCKPGDLVEFVCQAQYPHWVVYVGDFQVVHLHRLEVVNSFLTDASQGRRGRIANQLYRYKPLSPAVVVRNALEQVGCKDRDLSWRNSECFAAWCRYGKREFKIGGELRIGKQPYRLQIRLGDKRSHTLEFQSLEDLIMEKRRNDQIGRAAVIQELSSHLQAAEEEEEEEEDHNHHPGARTAVE from the coding sequence ATGGGGAACCAGGTGGAGAAGCTGACCCATCTGAACTACAAGGAAGTTCCCACGGCCGACCCGACGGGTATGGACAGGGATGAAGGGCCCAGGATCGGGGTCTCCTACATCTTCTCGAATGATGACGATGAGCTGGAACAGCAGCAGGATTCGGTGCACGACCTGGGGGGGGAGAACCCTGCGCTGCAGCCCTACGATCCCCAGCTGCACGAGGTGGAGTGCTCAGTCTACTACCGGGATGAGTGTATTTACCAGAAGAGCTTTTCTGAGGAGGACGCGCTGCCGGAGGAGGGTGATGAAGGAGGCGGGGGGCACCTGAGCACCTACACCCCAGAGAACCTGCTGAATCGGTGCAAACCGGGTGACCTGGTGGAATTTGTGTGCCAGGCCCAGTATCCGCACTGGGTGGTCTACGTGGGGGATTTTCAAGTTGTGcacctgcacaggctggaggTGGTGAACAGCTTCCTCACCGATGCCAGCCAGGGCAGACGGGGCCGCATTGCCAACCAGCTGTACCGCTACAAACCCCTCAGCCCAGCTGTGGTGGTGCGCAACGCTCTGGAGCAGGTGGGTTGCAAGGACCGAGACCTGAGCTGGAGAAACTCTGAGTGTTTTGCTGCCTGGTGCCGGTACGGCAAGCGGGAGTTTAAAATCGGCGGGGAGCTGCGCATAGGCAAGCAGCCCTACCGACTGCAGATCCGGCTGGGTGACAAGCGCAGCCACACGTTGGAGTTTCAGAGCCTGGAGGATCTGATtatggagaagaggagaaatgacCAGATTGGTAGGGCTGCTGTGATCCAGGAGCTCTCCAgccacctgcaggctgcagaggaggaggaagaggaggaggaagaccaTAATCATCATCCAGGTGCTCGGACTGCTGTGGAGTAG